One window of Herpetosiphon gulosus genomic DNA carries:
- a CDS encoding glucosaminidase domain-containing protein: MALTFQTAPRISQAEFRRVLERGTELGRSPVAPFADECYQIIVGYGLDPAVALGFFAHESQFGLDGVSTKSLNWGNVRTPYDPKRAAGTVQSASGHGEFVCFRSWQDGLRDWCERILNRYIKERGLTTVDAAIPVYAPSSDGNNEKAYIQHVERLVTRWQAEDPQPVVVSTGGPSVAELQDALMVAAFEAVGATYHPEWAFHQYAMNEAKAGRFLGSPLGESKRITVGGQQFSVQVFALDTLYTPIGNPESSTNWSDIRRLSALLK, translated from the coding sequence ATGGCCTTAACCTTTCAAACCGCCCCACGCATTTCGCAAGCAGAGTTTCGGCGTGTACTCGAACGTGGCACAGAGCTTGGTCGCTCGCCCGTCGCCCCTTTCGCCGATGAGTGCTATCAAATTATTGTTGGCTATGGCTTAGATCCAGCAGTAGCACTCGGGTTTTTCGCCCACGAATCGCAATTTGGCCTTGATGGTGTTTCAACCAAAAGCCTCAATTGGGGCAATGTGCGCACGCCCTACGATCCCAAACGGGCCGCCGGAACCGTGCAAAGCGCTAGCGGTCATGGCGAATTCGTCTGTTTTCGCTCGTGGCAGGATGGGTTGCGCGATTGGTGTGAGCGGATTCTCAATCGCTATATCAAAGAACGTGGCCTAACTACGGTCGATGCGGCGATTCCGGTCTATGCCCCTTCATCCGATGGCAACAACGAAAAAGCCTATATCCAGCATGTTGAGCGATTGGTAACTCGTTGGCAGGCGGAAGATCCGCAGCCGGTGGTAGTTTCGACAGGAGGTCCAAGCGTGGCTGAATTACAAGATGCCTTGATGGTAGCAGCGTTCGAGGCGGTTGGCGCAACCTATCATCCCGAGTGGGCTTTTCATCAATATGCAATGAACGAGGCCAAGGCTGGACGCTTTCTTGGCTCACCACTCGGCGAAAGCAAACGGATCACAGTTGGCGGTCAGCAATTTTCGGTGCAAGTCTTTGCACTCGATACGCTTTACACGCCGATTGGCAACCCCGAGAGCAGCACCAACTGGAGCGATATTCGACGGCTCAGCGCTTTGCTCAAGTAA